The following proteins are encoded in a genomic region of Cricetulus griseus strain 17A/GY chromosome 7, alternate assembly CriGri-PICRH-1.0, whole genome shotgun sequence:
- the LOC100765565 gene encoding olfactory receptor 1468, giving the protein MIMNNQTVISQFLLLGLPIPPEHQHLFYALFLAMYLTTVLGNLIIIILILLDSHLHTPMYFFLGNLSFSDLCFSSVTMPKLLQSMQHQDSSIPYAGCLTQMYFLIVFAAMESFLLVVMAYDRYVAICFPLHYTTIMSPKLCMCLMGLCWVLTMLYSMLHTLLLARLSFCENSVIPQFFCDISALLKLACSDIHINELMIFIIGGLVTVLPFLLIVVSYVQIVCSILNVSSTRVLHKVFSTCGSHLSVVSLFYGTIIGLYIFPSANNSTVKETAMAMMYTVVTPMLNPFIYSLRNRDIKEALIRVFCKKKISL; this is encoded by the coding sequence ATGATAATGAACAACCAAACTGTCATCTCTCAGTTCCTCCTCCTGGGCCTGCCCATCCCCCCAGAGCACCAGCACCTGTTCTATGCCCTGTTCCTGGCCATGTACCTCACCACTGTCCTGGGGaacctcatcatcatcattctcattttactggactcccatctccacacacccatgtacttctttcttggcaacttgtccttctctgacctctgcttctcctctgtCACAATGCCCAAGTTGCTACAGAGCATGCAGCACCAAGATTCATCCATCCCCTATGCAGGTTGTCTGACACAAATGTACTTTTTAATAGTTTTTGCAGCTATGGAGAGTTTCCTTCTTGTagtcatggcctatgaccgctatgtggccatctgtttCCCCCTGCATTACACCACCATCATGAGCCCCAAACTCTGTATGTGTCTGATGGGGCTATGCTGGGTACTGACCATGCTGTATTCCATGTTGCACACTCTACTCTTGGCTAGATTGTCATTCTGTGAGAACAGTGTGATCCCCCAGTTTTTCTGTGACATATCTGCCCTGCTCAAGTTGGCATGTTCTGACATTCATATTAATGAACTGATGATATTTATCATTGGAGGGCTTGTTACTGTTCTCCCATTCTTACTCATCGTTGTGTCCTATGTACAAATTGTCTGCTCCATACTAAATGTTTCATCCACTCGGGTTCTCCACAAGGTCTTCTCTACATGTGGCTCCCACCTGTCTGTGGTCTCACTGTTCTATGGAACAATTATTGGTCTCTACATATTTCCTTCAGCTAATAATTCAACTGTGAAGGAGACTGCCATGGCTATGATGTACACAGTGGTGACTCCCATGCTGAATCCCTTCATTTACAGCCTGAGGAACAGAGATATAAAAGAGGCCCTGATAAGAGTCTTTTGCAAGAAGAAAATCTCTTTATAA